One Thermus sp. CCB_US3_UF1 DNA window includes the following coding sequences:
- the hisG gene encoding ATP phosphoribosyltransferase — protein sequence MRRYLLTIALPKGRMFQEAYQALKEAGLELPPVEDERALLHGKEGGIALLELRNKDVPVYVDLGIAEVGVVGKDVLLDSGRDLFEPVDLGFGACRLSLIRRPGDTSPIRRIATKYPNFTARFLKARGLVADVVELSGNIELAAVTGLADAVVDVVQTGATLRAAGLVEVEVLAHSTARLVVNRQALKLKRSLLKPLIAKLRGRDGGP from the coding sequence ATGAGGCGCTACCTCCTCACCATCGCCCTGCCCAAGGGGCGGATGTTCCAGGAAGCCTACCAGGCCTTGAAGGAAGCCGGCCTGGAGCTTCCCCCGGTGGAGGACGAGCGGGCCCTCCTCCACGGGAAGGAGGGGGGGATTGCCCTTCTGGAGTTGCGCAACAAGGACGTGCCCGTCTACGTGGATCTGGGCATCGCCGAGGTGGGGGTGGTGGGGAAGGACGTGCTTCTGGACTCAGGCCGCGACCTCTTTGAGCCCGTGGACCTGGGCTTTGGCGCCTGCCGGCTTTCCCTCATCCGCCGCCCCGGGGACACCTCCCCCATCCGCCGCATCGCCACCAAGTACCCCAACTTCACCGCCCGCTTCCTTAAGGCGCGGGGCCTGGTGGCGGACGTGGTGGAGCTTTCCGGGAACATCGAGCTGGCGGCGGTTACGGGCCTGGCCGACGCGGTGGTGGACGTGGTCCAGACCGGGGCCACCCTAAGGGCAGCGGGGCTCGTGGAGGTAGAGGTTCTGGCCCACTCCACCGCCCGCCTGGTGGTGAACCGCCAGGCCCTAAAGCTGAAGCGCTCGCTTTTGAAGCCCCTCATCGCTAAGCTAAGGGGACGTGACGGAGGCCCGTAG
- the trmH gene encoding tRNA (guanosine(18)-2'-O)-methyltransferase TrmH codes for MTEARRKRIEDVLKRRQPDLTVLLENVHKPHNLSAILRSCDAVGVLEAHAVNPTGGVPTFNETSGGSHKWVYLRVHPDIAEAFRFLRERGFRVYATALSREAQDYREVDYTQPTAILLGAEKWGVSPEALALADGAIQIPMLGMVQSLNVSVAAAVILFEAQRQRLRAGLYERPRLDPELYARVLEDWLRK; via the coding sequence GTGACGGAGGCCCGTAGAAAGCGAATAGAAGATGTCCTAAAAAGGCGCCAGCCCGACCTCACGGTGCTCCTGGAAAACGTGCACAAGCCCCACAACCTCTCGGCCATCCTGCGTTCCTGCGACGCCGTGGGGGTCCTCGAGGCCCACGCGGTGAACCCCACGGGGGGCGTGCCCACCTTCAACGAGACCAGCGGGGGCAGCCACAAATGGGTCTACCTCCGGGTGCACCCGGACATCGCCGAGGCCTTTCGCTTCCTTAGGGAGCGGGGCTTCCGGGTCTACGCCACCGCCTTGAGCCGGGAGGCCCAGGACTACCGGGAGGTAGACTACACCCAGCCCACGGCCATCCTCCTGGGGGCGGAGAAGTGGGGGGTTTCCCCGGAGGCCCTGGCCCTGGCGGACGGGGCCATCCAGATCCCCATGCTGGGCATGGTGCAAAGCCTCAACGTCAGCGTGGCCGCAGCGGTGATCCTCTTTGAGGCCCAGCGGCAAAGGCTAAGGGCGGGGCTTTACGAGAGGCCCCGCCTGGACCCCGAGCTGTACGCCCGGGTGCTGGAGGATTGGCTCAGGAAATGA
- a CDS encoding branched-chain amino acid transaminase — translation MTKPEAKGGDVHIKAGLIWMNGQLLPQEEAKTSVLSHALHYGTSVFEGIRAYETPKGPAVFRLKEHVRRFYHSAKVLRMEIPFPPEALEEAILEVVRQNGYKSCYIRPLAWMGAKALGVNPLPNNPAEVMVAAWEWGAYLGEEAVRKGAKLITSSWARFPANVMPGKAKVGGNYVNSALAKMEAVAAGADEALLLDEEGYVAEGSGENLFFVRDGVVYALEHSVNLEGITRDSVIRIAKDLGYEVQVVRATRDQLYMADEVFMTGTAAEVTPVSAIDWRPIGTGSAGPITLRLRQVYLEAVRGLRPEYEGWLTYVIS, via the coding sequence ATGACCAAGCCGGAGGCCAAGGGCGGCGACGTGCACATCAAGGCCGGGCTCATCTGGATGAACGGCCAGCTCCTGCCCCAGGAGGAGGCCAAGACCAGCGTCCTGAGCCACGCCCTCCATTACGGCACCAGCGTCTTTGAGGGGATACGGGCCTACGAGACCCCCAAGGGCCCTGCCGTTTTCCGCCTGAAGGAGCACGTGCGGCGCTTCTACCACTCGGCCAAGGTGCTCCGCATGGAGATCCCCTTCCCCCCCGAGGCGTTGGAGGAAGCCATCTTGGAGGTGGTGCGGCAAAACGGCTACAAGAGTTGCTACATCCGGCCCCTGGCCTGGATGGGGGCCAAGGCCCTGGGGGTAAACCCCCTGCCCAACAACCCCGCCGAGGTCATGGTGGCCGCCTGGGAGTGGGGGGCCTACCTGGGGGAGGAGGCGGTGAGGAAGGGGGCCAAGCTCATCACCAGCTCCTGGGCCCGCTTCCCCGCCAACGTGATGCCGGGGAAGGCCAAGGTGGGCGGGAACTACGTGAACTCGGCCTTGGCCAAGATGGAGGCCGTGGCCGCTGGGGCCGACGAGGCCCTGCTCCTGGACGAGGAGGGGTATGTGGCCGAGGGGAGTGGGGAGAACCTCTTCTTCGTGCGGGACGGCGTGGTCTACGCCCTAGAGCACTCGGTGAACCTCGAGGGCATCACCCGGGACTCTGTGATCCGCATCGCCAAGGACCTGGGCTATGAGGTCCAGGTGGTGCGGGCCACCCGGGACCAGCTCTACATGGCCGACGAGGTCTTCATGACCGGGACCGCCGCCGAGGTAACCCCGGTGTCCGCCATCGACTGGCGGCCCATCGGCACGGGGAGCGCCGGGCCCATCACCCTGCGCCTTCGCCAGGTCTACCTGGAGGCGGTCCGGGGGCTCAGGCCGGAGTACGAGGGCTGGCTCACCTACGTCATTTCCTGA
- a CDS encoding hydrogen peroxide-inducible genes activator → MNPSLDQLRYLVALAEEGSFTRAAERVYLTQPALSVQIRKLEEALGVRLFDRREGRPTEVGQAVVAQARRVLEEVERLKALARGEEGVFQGPFRIGVIPTLAPYLLPRLLPRLAERFPALEVSVREELTPGILEGLAQGRLDAGLVGTEERVPGLTALALFSEAFWAYVAPGHPLYARAQIHPLEIPLEDTWILSEGHCFRDQILSVCRPSLGRRRVEFQSGDLETLVLLVEEVGGLTLLPEVALWTLPPAKRAHLRPLSPPGAGRTVYLLLREGSLKARVALALAEEARAVFRALKGYDGGGGSP, encoded by the coding sequence ATGAACCCAAGCCTGGACCAGCTGCGCTATCTGGTGGCCCTGGCCGAGGAGGGGAGTTTCACCCGGGCCGCGGAGCGGGTCTACCTGACCCAGCCCGCCCTCAGCGTCCAGATCCGCAAGCTGGAGGAGGCCCTGGGGGTAAGGCTCTTTGACCGGAGGGAGGGCAGGCCCACGGAGGTGGGCCAGGCGGTGGTGGCCCAGGCCCGCCGGGTGCTAGAGGAGGTGGAGAGGCTCAAGGCCCTGGCCCGGGGGGAGGAGGGGGTGTTTCAGGGGCCCTTCCGCATCGGGGTCATCCCCACCCTGGCCCCCTACCTCCTCCCCCGGCTGTTGCCCCGGCTTGCGGAGCGGTTTCCTGCCCTCGAGGTCTCCGTGCGCGAGGAGCTCACCCCGGGCATCCTGGAGGGGCTGGCCCAGGGCCGCCTGGATGCGGGCCTGGTGGGCACGGAGGAGCGGGTCCCCGGCCTGACGGCCCTGGCCCTTTTCTCGGAGGCCTTTTGGGCCTACGTGGCCCCGGGCCATCCCCTTTACGCCCGGGCCCAGATCCACCCCCTGGAGATACCCCTGGAGGACACCTGGATCCTTTCCGAGGGGCACTGCTTCCGCGACCAGATCCTTTCCGTCTGCCGCCCCAGCCTGGGCCGCAGGCGGGTGGAGTTCCAAAGCGGGGACCTGGAAACCCTAGTCCTCTTGGTGGAGGAGGTGGGGGGGTTGACCCTACTGCCCGAGGTGGCCCTCTGGACCCTACCCCCAGCCAAACGGGCCCACCTGCGCCCCCTAAGCCCCCCGGGAGCGGGCCGCACCGTTTACCTTCTCCTACGGGAGGGGAGCCTCAAGGCCCGGGTGGCCCTGGCCCTGGCCGAGGAGGCCCGGGCGGTCTTCCGGGCCCTCAAGGGGTATGATGGGGGCGGAGGTTCGCCATGA
- a CDS encoding manganese catalase family protein has translation MFLRIDRLQIELPMPKEQDPNAAAAVQALLGGRFGEMSTLMNYMYQSFNFRGKKALKPYYDLIANIATEELGHIELVAATINSLLAKNPGQDLEEGVDPVSAPLGYAKDARNAAHFIAGGANSLVMGAMGEHWHGEYVFTSGNLILDLLHNFFLEVAARTHKLRVYEMTPNPVAREMIGYLLVRGGVHAAAYGKALESLTGVEMTKMLPIPRIENSKIPEAKKYMDLGFHKNLYRFSPSDYQDLGLIWNGASPEDGSPVVVVDGPPQGGPVFDLGHDAAEFAPEFHPGELYEIAKKLYEKAK, from the coding sequence ATGTTTCTTAGGATAGACCGCCTACAGATTGAACTGCCCATGCCCAAGGAGCAAGACCCCAACGCCGCCGCCGCGGTGCAGGCCCTTCTGGGGGGGCGCTTCGGGGAGATGTCCACCCTGATGAACTACATGTACCAGTCCTTCAACTTCCGGGGGAAGAAGGCCCTCAAGCCCTACTACGACCTCATCGCCAACATCGCCACCGAGGAGCTGGGGCACATCGAGCTGGTGGCCGCCACCATCAACAGCCTCCTGGCCAAGAACCCGGGGCAGGACCTGGAGGAGGGCGTAGACCCGGTGAGCGCCCCCCTGGGCTACGCCAAGGACGCCCGCAACGCCGCCCACTTCATCGCCGGCGGGGCCAACAGCTTGGTGATGGGAGCCATGGGGGAGCATTGGCACGGGGAGTACGTTTTCACCAGCGGCAACCTCATCCTGGATCTCCTGCACAACTTCTTCCTGGAGGTGGCCGCCCGTACCCACAAGCTGCGGGTCTACGAGATGACGCCAAACCCCGTGGCCCGGGAGATGATCGGCTACCTCCTGGTGCGGGGCGGGGTGCACGCCGCTGCCTACGGCAAGGCCTTGGAAAGCCTTACCGGGGTGGAGATGACCAAGATGCTCCCCATCCCCCGCATCGAGAACAGCAAGATCCCCGAGGCCAAGAAGTACATGGACCTGGGCTTCCACAAGAACCTCTACCGCTTCAGCCCCTCGGACTACCAGGACCTGGGCCTCATCTGGAACGGGGCCTCCCCCGAGGATGGGAGCCCGGTGGTGGTGGTGGATGGGCCTCCCCAGGGCGGCCCGGTCTTTGACCTTGGCCACGACGCCGCGGAGTTCGCCCCCGAGTTCCACCCGGGCGAGCTTTACGAGATCGCCAAGAAGCTCTACGAGAAGGCCAAGTAA
- the dprA gene encoding DNA-processing protein DprA encodes MDPLALAFLPGIGPKRLQELLSTEDPLRALGERFPQALAAWPLARQRAEEERNRAKALGVRLLGLWEEDFPPGLKRLPQPPTHLYLKGTLPEEEKAVALVGTRRASPWALAFTRRLSRGLAEAGVWVVSGLARGVDREAHLGALEGGGRTLGVLGSALDRIYPPEHRSLAQRMDLLSEFPFGTGPKPEFFPRRNRLIAGLVRAVVVVEAPLASGALITARYALELGKEVLAVPGRPTDEGSLGANRLIQDGAYPVLAPEDVLSYLGFTPRPREALGLSPEEAALHALLQKGEALPEDLAQALGLPPERVLALLTLLELKGLAQALPGGRYGAA; translated from the coding sequence GTGGATCCCCTGGCCCTGGCCTTTCTGCCCGGGATCGGGCCCAAGCGGCTCCAGGAGCTCCTTTCCACGGAAGACCCCTTGCGGGCGCTAGGGGAGCGTTTCCCCCAGGCCTTGGCCGCCTGGCCCCTGGCCAGGCAACGGGCCGAGGAGGAGCGAAACCGGGCCAAGGCCCTGGGCGTGCGCCTCCTTGGCCTTTGGGAGGAGGATTTCCCCCCAGGCCTCAAGCGCCTGCCCCAGCCCCCCACCCACCTCTACCTGAAAGGCACCCTGCCCGAGGAGGAAAAGGCCGTGGCCCTGGTGGGCACCCGGCGGGCCTCGCCCTGGGCCTTGGCCTTCACCCGCCGGCTTTCCCGGGGGCTGGCCGAGGCGGGGGTTTGGGTGGTTTCCGGCCTGGCCCGCGGGGTGGACCGGGAGGCCCACCTGGGGGCCTTGGAGGGGGGTGGGCGGACTCTCGGGGTTTTGGGGAGCGCCCTGGACCGGATCTACCCGCCCGAGCACCGCTCCTTGGCGCAAAGGATGGACCTCCTCTCCGAGTTTCCCTTCGGCACCGGGCCCAAACCCGAGTTCTTCCCCCGGCGCAACCGCCTCATCGCCGGCCTGGTGCGGGCGGTGGTGGTGGTGGAGGCCCCTTTGGCCTCCGGGGCCCTCATCACCGCCCGCTACGCCCTGGAGTTGGGCAAGGAGGTCTTGGCGGTGCCGGGGCGGCCCACGGACGAGGGGTCCCTGGGGGCCAACCGCCTGATCCAGGACGGGGCCTACCCCGTGCTGGCCCCGGAGGATGTCCTTTCCTACCTGGGGTTTACCCCCAGGCCCAGGGAGGCTTTGGGCCTCTCCCCTGAAGAGGCGGCCCTCCACGCCCTCCTGCAGAAGGGGGAGGCCCTTCCCGAGGACCTGGCCCAAGCCCTGGGCCTTCCCCCGGAGCGGGTGCTGGCCCTGCTGACCCTTTTGGAGCTCAAGGGGCTGGCCCAAGCCTTGCCCGGGGGGCGGTACGGGGCAGCCTAG
- the era gene encoding GTPase Era produces MEEKTHSGFVALVGKPNVGKSTLLNNLLGVKVAPISPKPQTTRKRLRGILTEGRRQIVFVDTPGLHEPADALGEFMDREVYEALADVNAVVWVVDLRHPPTPEDEMVAKALKPLAGQVPILLVGNKLDAAKYPEEALKAYHALLPEAEARALSALDERQVAGLKAELLALLPEGPFFYPEGFAKSDQDFGEWVAEIVREEAMKRLWHEVPYAVATKTEEVAERENGILYIKAILYVERPSQKAIVIGEGGRKLKEIGQAARKQLEVFLNRKVYLDLEVKVYPNWRKDPEALRELGYRSSLE; encoded by the coding sequence ATGGAAGAGAAAACCCATTCCGGATTTGTGGCCCTGGTGGGCAAGCCCAACGTGGGCAAGTCCACCCTGCTCAACAACCTGCTTGGGGTCAAGGTGGCCCCCATCAGCCCCAAGCCCCAGACCACGCGGAAGCGCCTTCGCGGCATCCTCACCGAGGGCCGCCGGCAGATCGTCTTCGTGGATACCCCTGGCCTGCACGAGCCCGCGGATGCCCTGGGGGAGTTCATGGACCGGGAGGTGTACGAAGCCCTGGCCGACGTCAACGCCGTGGTCTGGGTGGTGGACCTCCGCCACCCCCCCACCCCGGAGGACGAGATGGTGGCCAAGGCCCTGAAACCCCTGGCGGGCCAGGTGCCCATCCTCCTGGTGGGGAACAAGCTGGACGCGGCCAAATACCCCGAGGAGGCCCTGAAGGCCTACCATGCCCTCCTGCCCGAGGCCGAGGCCCGGGCCCTCTCCGCCCTGGACGAGCGCCAGGTGGCCGGGCTCAAGGCCGAGCTCCTGGCCCTCCTGCCCGAAGGCCCCTTCTTCTACCCCGAGGGCTTCGCCAAAAGCGACCAGGACTTCGGCGAGTGGGTGGCGGAGATCGTGCGAGAAGAGGCCATGAAGCGCCTGTGGCACGAGGTGCCCTACGCGGTGGCCACAAAGACCGAGGAGGTGGCCGAACGGGAAAACGGGATCCTCTACATCAAGGCCATCCTCTACGTGGAGCGCCCCTCCCAAAAGGCCATCGTCATCGGGGAGGGGGGAAGGAAGCTTAAGGAGATCGGCCAGGCCGCCAGGAAGCAGCTGGAGGTGTTCTTGAACCGCAAGGTCTACCTGGACCTCGAGGTCAAGGTCTACCCCAACTGGCGCAAGGACCCCGAGGCCCTGAGGGAACTGGGCTA